The Kineothrix sp. IPX-CK genomic interval TTAGACGTTCTTCATTTACTTTTTGGCCGTCTAACTTCAGTGGAAGGGTTATGTTTTCTGTTACATTCAATATGGGAATGAGATTGTAGAACTGATAGACCAGGCCAACCTGCCGCCTCCTGAAAATCGCCAGTTCCTCCGGAGTTCTCTGAAAGATTTCTTTACCGTCTATTGTTATTGTTCCCAAGCTGGGCTTTTCCACCCCTCCGATTAAGTGAAGCAGGGTAGATTTCCCTGAGCCGGATTGTCCTATGATTGCGACAAATTCCCCCTTTTCTACGCAAAAAGAAATGTCGTTTAAAGCTGTTACTCTATTCTCATCGCTGCCGTAGGTTTTGCATAAGTTTTCGATTTTTAATATTTCCATGATAGCCCTCCGAAACCCTCCTAAAATAAATTAAAATAATTATAGCATTTCCTATGTGACAGCTCCATGACTGTTTTATTACAAAATTGTCACGAACGAAAGTGTGCTTCGCACACTCTCGCGGACAAATCCTCGGCAGCACAGCTTTACAAGATCGTTCCTGTGAAATAAAAAAGAAGCTTTGATTAAACAGCTCCTTTATAAAAACGTATATGAAATTCGGCTCCGTAAGGATTGCTGTTTTGTGCTTTTATTGTCCCGTTTTGTCTGCTGATGATCATGCGGGAAAGAGCCAATCCGATTCCCATGTTTCCCGGACCTGAATTCTTCCCTTTGTAAAAGCGTTCAAATAAATGGGGTAAGTCTTCGATGGCAATGCCTGAGCCGGTATCCGATATGATGATTTCTGTGTAAAGAGGATTTTCGGAAGCTGTAATTTTTACGGCTCCATTTTCCGGTATATGCTCCAGACAGTTTTTGAGGATGTTGCCTATCGCTTCCATAGACCAGAAGAAATCTCCCTTAAAACAAACGTTATCTGCTATGGTGATTTCCAGGGCTATGTCTTTTATCTCCAGCAAGATTTCCAGAGGAGCCAGAGATTTCTGAATCAGCTCTTTTACCTTTATGGGAGTTTGTTCGAAGGCAACGACGCCGGATTCCAGCTGGGCTATCTTCAGCAAAGCGGCTATCAGCCATTCAATGCGGGTGAGGAGACTGACGATTTCCCTTATATATTCGCTTCTTTGCTCCGGCTGCAATTCTTTCCGTCCAAGACGTGGAACGAGCATGCGGATGGAGGTAAGGGGCGTTCTGATTTGATGGGAGATATCGGCGATGGAGCTGCTCAAGTGACTTTTCTCCTTTTGCAGCAGTTCGGTTTGTTCCTGTAAACGCATGGTCATTTTATATATTTCACTGGAAAGCAGAGCCAATTCGCCTTCCTTATCCGGAGCGAAATTCGTTCTTTGCCTGCTATGGAGAATGGAGTCCACCTGATTGCTTAATGAAGAAATAGCCTTGTACCGCTTCGTGGTAAATCCCATAAACAATGATAAGGCAACCGCACATACTGCTAAAACATAGACGGCCGCCGAAGCGCTGAGCAAAAAGGACCCAGAGACGGCAAATAAGGTAAATAGTGCATAGAGTGCTAATAAATTTTTTATCTCAGGATTTCTAAGAAGATGCATATCAATGACCGTTCCCTTTCCAATATATTAATTTATTCTCCCAGCATATATCCTAATCCCCGGATGGTTCTTATGATTGTTGGGGAAGTAGGATCCTCTTCGATTTTGTCGCGAAGCCTTTTGATATAGACGGTTAAGGTATTGTCATATACATAATCTCCGGCTATATCCCAGATTTCTTCAAGCAGACGGTTTCTGGACAATACGGTGCCCTGATGGTTAAAGAACACTAATAATAATCGATATTCCAGCGGAGACAGAAGTATTTCGTGTCCATTCCTGGAAACAACAGCTTTCAAAGTGTCTATCTTCAGTCCTGCGGTTTCGAATACAACAGGGCCTTTCCCGTTGCGGCGCAGAACATTTTTTATCCTGGATATTAATTCCATTGGCCGAAATGGTTTTGTAATATAGTCGTCGGCGCCTAAGTCAAATCCTGTTACGATGCTTGCCTCATCGTCCATGGCAGTCAGGAAAATGACAGGAGTCTCGCCCTTACGCTTTATGGCTGTACAAAGAGAATAACCGTTTCCGTCAGGTAAGGTCAAATCGAGAAGAATCAAGTCAAAAACGTTTTGATCAATTTCCTGAAGCGCGGCTTCTCTGGTCATTACACTGTAGACCTTAAAGCCCTCGTCTTCTAATAAAATGCGAAGATTTTGGACAATTTCCAGATTATCTTCAATAATTAAAATATTTGTCATAGCAATAACCACGCCCTTTCCGTTACCGGCTAATCTTGCCCGCAGATATAATATATTAACATGCGGTAATTGCAGCTTGTATTGTTCTTAGTTATAAATTATAATACACGCATGTTCAAAAAACAACATGTGGGCGTAATCCCAAGAAATGGCAAAAACATACCGGTTGCGAAGCGAAACGGGATTATGATATAATCTATAATTATAAGTAAACTATCACATCAGTAAATGAATAAAAGGAAAATAGATATGCAAATCAAGAAGAAAAAATTGTTTATTCTCTTTATTGTAATAGGATTACTTTTGGTATGCTTGTTTCTTGTACTGTTTATGCAGTTCAAAAAAAATACTAAGCAGACTGAAAGCAGTATAGCGGGAACGATTGTAGAAATCCGGGAAGACAGCATATTATTTCAGGATGAAGCAGGCGGTGAGTATATTGTCTATTTTGATTCCGATTATAGAGGCCAAGCGCTGGAAACACTTGCTGCGGGTACAGAAGTGAAAATTTGGTTTTCGGGCCAGATTGCGGAGTCATATCCGATGCAGATTGTCGCATATGAAATTGAAATAAAATAATGGTATTGTTCGAGTAAGGTCAGAGCAGCTTTTGGAGCGGAAAGATTCCGGTTCCGATGCTGCGGTATGACCTTATTTTTTTGTGCAATTAAGAAAATCCTCTCGTTTATTGTTTCTGTATTTTTTCACAATCTGAAACGATGATTTTTGTGAATAATGATAATTTTTTGAAATGTTGGGGATTCTTATTGCGAATATGCTTATGGTATGTTACTATATGCCTACAAACGATATATACGAACACTGTTCGGATATACAAACAAAGATAAAACAAGGAGGAAATAAAATGAAGAAAAGGTTAGGATTGCTGCTGGCAACGGGAATGCTTTCATTTAGCATGATTTTGGCCGGCTGCGGCAATAGCAGCAAGGAAAACGGAGCAAGCGGAGCTGCTGAGACGAAGGAAGAAGCTGCGGCAGAGGAAACACAGAAGATTACAGTATGGGCGTGGGATGATAATTTCAACGTTGCTGTCATGAAGACTGCGGCGGAGTATTATAAGAAATTGAATCCGGATGCAAAGGTAGAAATTGAAGTAATCTCCAACTCCAAGGAGGATATTTATAAGAAGCTGCAGACGGGTCTGGCATCCGGCGGTAAGAGCTTGCCTGATATCTGTCTGATTGAAGACTACAGCATATACCAATACTTAAATTCTTACTCTAAATATTTTTATCCCTTGAGCGATGACTTGGATTACAGCCAGTTCTCCCCGTATAAGGTAGAGGTGATGACCTATAATGACAAGGCATACGGCGTTCCCTTCGACGCAGGAGTAACAGGACTCTTTTACCGTACCGATTACTTAGAGCAGGCAGGTTTTACGGCAGCGGATCTGGAAGATATTACGTGGGACCGCTTCATCGAAATCGGTAAGCAGGTAGAGGAGCAGACCGGGGTGAAGATGACCGTAGCAAATGGTACCAACTATTCCTCGCTGTTTCGTACGATGATGCAGTCTGCGGGAGCATGGTACTGCGATTCCAACGGAGAGTTGACGATTACGAATAACGATGTTTTAAAAGAATCTTTAGAGACGATTAAGAAAATGCGCGATGCAGGAGTTATCTTGGAATGTGCAGATGATTCCACCCTTGCGGGAGCTATTAATGACGGAACCACAGCGTCGGTCATCAACGCGGCATGGAGAGTATCCACCATAAAAGCGGAACCGGAACAGTCCGGAAAATGGGCGGTTGCTTCCACTCCCAGACTGAACAATGCTAATTCCGTAAATGCATCGAATACGGGCGGTTCAAGCTGGTATGTTTTGGACAATGGACAGGATAAGGGAGCAATTGCAGATTTTCTCAAAACAGTATATGCGGGCGATGTAGACTTTTACAGCGATATTCTAGTAAATCAAGGAGCAGTAGGCACCTATCTCCCGGCACAGGAGGGACAGGCATATCAGACCGAAGACGAGTTCTTCGGAGGTCAGAAAGTGTTTGCAGAGTTTGCTGGCTGGCTGCCGGAAGTACCTTCCGTAATGTATGGCAAGAACGTGCCGGAAGCAAATACCGCGGTAAACACTGCTCTGTTTAGCTACTTGCAGGGAGATATTACTGTAGAAGAGGCCCTGACGCAGGCAGAGGACCAATTAAAGAACCAGATTCAGTAAGAAATGAAGGCAGGATAGATATATGGATTTACCGGTACGCCGTAGCGTCCGGTGAATCCATAGCACTGCTTTGAGAAGAAAGGTGATGACATGAAAAAAACGCAGAATACGGTCAACTATAATAAATATGGTTGGTTCTTTATTTCTTTCGCGATGCTTGCTTTTGTATTGTTTACGCTTTACCCGATGATAGAATCTTTAAGCCTTTCCTTTAAGGTGTTGAGGGACGGAGAATATGTCTTCGGCGGCCTGACGAATATAAAACGTTTGCTGGGCGATAAGATTTTTCATAAAACGATTGGAAATACGTTTCTCTTTTTGGCAATTCAAGCCCCGCTCATGCTCATGCTGGCGTTGGTGTATGCGACTATTCTGAATGCCCCCAAGCTGAGATTTCGGACTTTTTACCGTACGGCGATCTTTGTGCCTTGCGTTACATCGCTGGTAGCATATTCCGTATTGTTCAAATTAATGTTCGCAAACGATGGTATCATCAATTACTTATTGGTAAATTTGCACCTGATAGACGAACCGATTTTCTTTTTAAACGATCCGTTTTGGGCAAGAGTAGTTATTATTCTCGCTATGACATGGCGGTGGACAGGCTATAATATGATGTTTTATTTGGCGGCACTGCAAAATATTCCGGCGGAAACCTATGAGGCCGCGAGGGTAGACGGTGCGAACGCGGTACAGACCCTCTTTAAGATTACAATACCGCAGCTAAAACCTATTATTTTATTGACGACGATAATGACGACAAATGGTACATTGCAGTTATTCGACGAGCCGATGAATATTACCGGAGGCGGTCCGGCGGAAATGACGACTACAATGTCACAGTATATATATAACAACGCATTCGTTTATGCACCTAATTTCGGCTATTCCGTATCGATGTCCTATGTAATCGTAACATTGGTGGCGCTGCTGGCATTCGTACAGTTCAAGGTGGGAAAGGACTAATATGAGAAAAATAAAATTAATATTGAAACATGCTTTTTTAATGATATCTTCTCTGATTTGTCTTTTTCCATTTTACTGGATGGTTGTCGGAGCGACGAATCTTTCGAAGGACATTACGAAAGGAAAGCTTTGGTTTGGAACGGAATTCATGAATAATTTCCGGGCGGTTCAAGATACGGCAGATATTTTTCAGGCAATCCTCAACACGGCTACTATTACGATCATTCAGGTTCCGTTAGCTCTTTTGATCTGTTCCATGGCAGGCTACGGCTTCGAAAAATATCCGAGCAAGGCAAGAAATAAATTATTCAACGTATTCCTGCTGACAATGATGATTCCCTTTGCGGCAATCATGATTCCGCTCTTTAATTTTGTATTCGATGTAGGATTGATCGATACAAAAGTGAGCGTAATCGTAGCTGCGTTATCGAATACTTTTTTGATTTTCTTCTTCAGGCAGAGCTTTAAGGCCCTTCCAAATGAAATGATCGAAGCTGCGAGAATCGATGGAGCCAGCGAAATCGGGATATTCTTCCGAATCGCCATGCCTCCTATGAAATCTACCTTCGCGGCAGGTTTTATCTACGCCTTCATGAAAGAATGGAACAATTACCTGTGGCCGTTACTTACCCTTCAATCCAGTGAAAACAGAACACTGACGCTGTTCCTATCCTCCATATCCTCCGCTTATTACGTGGACTATGGGCAAATACTGGTTTCTGTTGTAATCGCAACCCTGCCGACCATACTGATATTCATGACGATGCAGAAGCATTTTGTCAGTGGTATCCTCGGCGCAAGCAAATAGAGCAAAAGATATAGAAAGGACAAAACACGATGACTACATCCTATCACATAGACACAAAAAATATAGCTCCTGCTATATATCCCTGCCCTGTTCCTTACAGCGGAACAAATCCAAACGGAGATACCATAGATTTTTCCAATTATTATATGGAATACAATAAGCGGCCTTATTATGCGGTCTCAGGAGAAATGCATTTTTCCAGAATCGAGGAACGCTTTTGGGAGGATGAGATCATTAAGATGAAGATGGCCGGTATTACGATGATATCAACCTATTTGTTCTGGATCCATCACGAGGAAGAAAGAGGTGTCTTTGACTGGAGCGGAAATAAGAACATCCGTAAATTTACAAGGCTGTGCAAAGAACACGGCATCTTTCTTATCCTGAGGGTAGGGCCTTTTTCTCATGGAGAGTGTAGAAACGGCGGATTTCCGGATTGGATGTTCGGTGCACAGTATGATGTAAGAAGCAACGACGAGGAGTATCTTTTTTATGTAAAAAGATATTTTAAGGAAATTGGGGAACAAGTCAAAGGGCTGATGTTCAAAGACGGAGGTCCGGTTGTCAGCGTACAGATAGAAAATGAATACGAACATGCGTCTTCTCCCTGGGAGCTCACCACCGAAAACAGCGGAGAATGGACGGCCAGCGGCAATGAGGGCGGTTCTCATTTACAGATACTAAAGGATATGGCGATAGAGGAAGGGCTGATCACGCCGCTTTACAGTACTACGGCGTGGGGTGGAGCATGTGCGCCTATAGAGACCGTCCTGCCCCTGTGGGGAGGCTATGCATACTGGCCGTGGATTTTCTATGGGGACGACATCAAGGAACATCCGGCTACGACAGAGTTCATATATAAAGACTTTCATAACAATTATGCGCCCAAATACTATAA includes:
- a CDS encoding ABC transporter ATP-binding protein → MEILKIENLCKTYGSDENRVTALNDISFCVEKGEFVAIIGQSGSGKSTLLHLIGGVEKPSLGTITIDGKEIFQRTPEELAIFRRRQVGLVYQFYNLIPILNVTENITLPLKLDGQKVNEERLNELIGILGLQDRKTHLPKQLSGGQQQRVSIGRALIHAPALVLADEPTGNLDNKNSHDIIELLKYSNKKYNQTLLVVTHDENIALQADRILRLEDGNIVSDERIRK
- a CDS encoding HAMP domain-containing sensor histidine kinase, with product MGFTTKRYKAISSLSNQVDSILHSRQRTNFAPDKEGELALLSSEIYKMTMRLQEQTELLQKEKSHLSSSIADISHQIRTPLTSIRMLVPRLGRKELQPEQRSEYIREIVSLLTRIEWLIAALLKIAQLESGVVAFEQTPIKVKELIQKSLAPLEILLEIKDIALEITIADNVCFKGDFFWSMEAIGNILKNCLEHIPENGAVKITASENPLYTEIIISDTGSGIAIEDLPHLFERFYKGKNSGPGNMGIGLALSRMIISRQNGTIKAQNSNPYGAEFHIRFYKGAV
- a CDS encoding response regulator transcription factor, with the protein product MTNILIIEDNLEIVQNLRILLEDEGFKVYSVMTREAALQEIDQNVFDLILLDLTLPDGNGYSLCTAIKRKGETPVIFLTAMDDEASIVTGFDLGADDYITKPFRPMELISRIKNVLRRNGKGPVVFETAGLKIDTLKAVVSRNGHEILLSPLEYRLLLVFFNHQGTVLSRNRLLEEIWDIAGDYVYDNTLTVYIKRLRDKIEEDPTSPTIIRTIRGLGYMLGE
- a CDS encoding DUF3221 domain-containing protein, translated to MQIKKKKLFILFIVIGLLLVCLFLVLFMQFKKNTKQTESSIAGTIVEIREDSILFQDEAGGEYIVYFDSDYRGQALETLAAGTEVKIWFSGQIAESYPMQIVAYEIEIK
- a CDS encoding ABC transporter substrate-binding protein, which gives rise to MKKRLGLLLATGMLSFSMILAGCGNSSKENGASGAAETKEEAAAEETQKITVWAWDDNFNVAVMKTAAEYYKKLNPDAKVEIEVISNSKEDIYKKLQTGLASGGKSLPDICLIEDYSIYQYLNSYSKYFYPLSDDLDYSQFSPYKVEVMTYNDKAYGVPFDAGVTGLFYRTDYLEQAGFTAADLEDITWDRFIEIGKQVEEQTGVKMTVANGTNYSSLFRTMMQSAGAWYCDSNGELTITNNDVLKESLETIKKMRDAGVILECADDSTLAGAINDGTTASVINAAWRVSTIKAEPEQSGKWAVASTPRLNNANSVNASNTGGSSWYVLDNGQDKGAIADFLKTVYAGDVDFYSDILVNQGAVGTYLPAQEGQAYQTEDEFFGGQKVFAEFAGWLPEVPSVMYGKNVPEANTAVNTALFSYLQGDITVEEALTQAEDQLKNQIQ
- a CDS encoding sugar ABC transporter permease gives rise to the protein MKKTQNTVNYNKYGWFFISFAMLAFVLFTLYPMIESLSLSFKVLRDGEYVFGGLTNIKRLLGDKIFHKTIGNTFLFLAIQAPLMLMLALVYATILNAPKLRFRTFYRTAIFVPCVTSLVAYSVLFKLMFANDGIINYLLVNLHLIDEPIFFLNDPFWARVVIILAMTWRWTGYNMMFYLAALQNIPAETYEAARVDGANAVQTLFKITIPQLKPIILLTTIMTTNGTLQLFDEPMNITGGGPAEMTTTMSQYIYNNAFVYAPNFGYSVSMSYVIVTLVALLAFVQFKVGKD
- a CDS encoding carbohydrate ABC transporter permease, whose protein sequence is MRKIKLILKHAFLMISSLICLFPFYWMVVGATNLSKDITKGKLWFGTEFMNNFRAVQDTADIFQAILNTATITIIQVPLALLICSMAGYGFEKYPSKARNKLFNVFLLTMMIPFAAIMIPLFNFVFDVGLIDTKVSVIVAALSNTFLIFFFRQSFKALPNEMIEAARIDGASEIGIFFRIAMPPMKSTFAAGFIYAFMKEWNNYLWPLLTLQSSENRTLTLFLSSISSAYYVDYGQILVSVVIATLPTILIFMTMQKHFVSGILGASK